One region of Serinus canaria isolate serCan28SL12 chromosome 25, serCan2020, whole genome shotgun sequence genomic DNA includes:
- the LOC103823954 gene encoding lysosomal acid glucosylceramidase has translation MGTVGALCWRLLPVLLAVHRAAGSRPCSPKYFGRDAMVCVCNATYCDTLDPLVLPGPGYYVKYESSKAGKRLERSEGKFQHKLCAPDVVLRLDTTQRFQRVKGFGGSITDAAAINILSLPERAQDHLLRSYFSEEGLEYNLIRLPMASCDFSLHAYTYDDVPYDYELAHFALRDEDTKLKIPLLHRASAMSKRPLSLYASPWTSPTWLKTSESYVGKGTLKGQAGDKYHKTWANYFVRFLDEYAKHNVTFWAVTAENEPTAGLINNYPFQCLGFTAEQQRDFIAQDLGPALANSSHRHVQLIILDDNRLHLPHWARVVLEDEKAARYVHGIGIHWYLDFIGPIQDTVLPTHELFPDYFILATEACIGAHFWERDVILGCWERGNQYSHSILTNLNHFVSGWTDWNLALDLEGGPNWVKNYVDSPIIVDSSEGIFYKQPMFYHMGHFSKFIPEGSQRVGLVASRESKKTALEYTAFLRPDGAVVVVVLNRSPQDIAFGLADTVGLMAAVAPANSIQTYVWQRQ, from the exons ATGGGGACTGTCGGTGCCCTGTGCTGGCGGCTGCTGCCGGTGCTGCTGGCCGTGCACCGGGCCGCAG GCTCCcggccctgcagccccaagtACTTCGGCCGTGATGCCATGGTCTGCGTCTGCAATGCCACCTACTGTGACACGCTGGACCCCCTGGTCCTGCCAGGCCCCGGCTACTACGTCAAGTACgagagcagcaaggctggcaAGCGGCTGGAGCGGAGCGAGGGGAAATTCCAGCACAAACTCTGCGCCCCAG atgTTGTCCTCAGGCTGGACACGACGCAGCGCTTCCAGAGGGTGAAGGGTTTTGGTGGCTCCATCACCGACGCGGCCGCCATCAACATCTTATCCCTGCCGGAGAGAGCACAGGATCACCTGCTGCGCTCCTACTTCTCTGAGGAGG ggctggagtaCAACCTCATCCGCCTCCCCATGGCCAGCTGTGACTTCTCCCTCCATGCCTACACCTATGATGATGTCCCCTACGACTACGAGCTCGCCCACTTCGCCCTGCGGGACGAGGACACCAAGCTGAAG atCCCCCTCCTTCACCGAGCCTCGGCCATGAGCAAGCGGCCGCTGTCGCTGTACGCCAGCCCTTGGACCTCCCCAACCTGGCTGAAGACCAGCGAGTCCTACGTGGGGAAGGGGACACTgaaggggcaggcaggggacaAGTACCACAAGACCTGGGCCAACTACTTTGTACG ATTCCTGGATGAATACGCCAAGCACAATGTGACATtctgggcagtgacagcagagaaCGAGCCCACGGCCGGGCTGATCAACAACTACCCCTTCCAATGCCTGGGTttcacagctgagcagcagagggacTTCATTGCCCAGGACCTGGGCCCAGCACTGGCCAACAGCTCCCACCGCCACGTCCAGCTCATCATCTTGGATGACAACCGCCTCCACCTCCCACACTGGGCCAGAGTG GTCCTGGAGGATGAGAAGGCAGCTCGCTACGTCCACGGCATTGGCATCCACTGGTACCTGGACTTCATTGGTCCCATCCAGGACACAGTGCTGCCCACTCATGAGCTCTTCCCTGACTACTTTATCCTGGCCACGGAGGCGTGCATCGGGGCCCATTTCTGGGAGCGGGATGTGAttctgggctgctgggagcgAGGGAACCAGTACAGCCACAGCATCCTGACG AATCTGAACCACTTTGTGTCTGGCTGGACTGACTGGAATCTGGCCCTGGATCTGGAGGGGGGCCCTAACTGGGTCAAGAATTATGTGGACAGCCCCATCATCGTGGACAGCAGTGAAGGCATCTTCTACAAACAGCCCATGTTCTACCACATGGGGCACTTCAG TAAATTCATCCCCGAGGGCTCCCAGCGTGTGGGGCTCGTTGCCTCCAGGGAGTCCAAGAAGACAGCGCTGGAGTACACGGCTTTCCTGCGCCCCGACGGGGCTGTGGTTGTGGTGGTTCTGAACCG GTCCCCACAGGACATCGCTTTTGGGCTGGCGGACACCGTGGGCCTCATGGCGGCCGTGGCTCCGGCCAACTCCATCCAGACCTACGTGTGGCAGCGGCAGTGA